In a genomic window of Glycine max cultivar Williams 82 chromosome 13, Glycine_max_v4.0, whole genome shotgun sequence:
- the LOC106795660 gene encoding zinc finger A20 and AN1 domain-containing stress-associated protein 3, with protein sequence MAEEHRCQAPRFCANNCGFFGSPATHNMCSKCYRDFQLKEQQSSNAKMVLNQSLVPPPPPSVISQPSSSSAPAADPASAVVVDAPRAAEELKAPQQNRCMTCRRRVGLTGFKCRCGMMLCGTHRYPEQHACEFDFKGMGREQIAKANPVVKGEKLEKI encoded by the coding sequence atggcggAAGAACACAGATGTCAGGCGCCGCGCTTCTGCGCCAACAATTGCGGTTTCTTTGGCAGCCCTGCCACGCATAATATGTGTTCAAAGTGCTACCGCGATTTCCAGCTCAAAGAGCAGCAATCTTCCAACGCGAAGATGGTTCTGAATCAGTCTCTCGTTCCGCCACCGCCTCCGTCGGTGATTTCTCAGCCGTCGTCTTCTTCCGCTCCGGCAGCAGATCCGGCTTCGGCGGTGGTTGTTGACGCGCCACGCGCGGCGGAGGAGCTTAAGGCGCCGCAGCAGAACCGGTGCATGACTTGCAGACGGCGCGTGGGGCTCACGGGGTTTAAGTGCCGGTGCGGGATGATGCTTTGCGGGACCCACCGTTACCCGGAGCAGCACGCGTGCGAGTTCGACTTTAAGGGAATGGGGAGGGAGCAGATCGCGAAGGCGAATCCGGTGGTGAAGGGCGAGAAGCTCGAGAAGATCTGA